Sequence from the Xiphophorus maculatus strain JP 163 A chromosome 16, X_maculatus-5.0-male, whole genome shotgun sequence genome:
gtcagaaaaccttcccagagctgctggtttgatatgaactgcaaaacccatctttgttctgaatcagccacaaatctcttcacagtacgatgataacgcttcagtttccaataaatatctaatgttttcatatcttgtcatacggcactacactatctgatgattttggTCAGCAGAGATCCTCTCTTTCgtatattgcttgaaacctgtggcctgcttaataatgtggaacatccttcttaagtagatttcctttaattgagctcaccagacaaactaatcaacccagctctctgaaattaattatagtgattcaaaaagccctgacacacaataccatctataaatttaatagcacaacaaaaaatttatctttgacactttaatccaatttgcataataacaTAGAACACGGTGTAGTCAGATGCAGAACCAGATTGTGGATGTACATCATGAAGGGACTTTGGATACAAAAAGAGTTCTTATTAATAGGCTTTGCATGGAGTGTGCTTATTACACTCCATGCTTTTGTTTCTAAGCCAGTGTTATGGCCCTTTTTTTAGATACGAGGACGGGTTCCTCTTGGCCAACCCTGGCAGCGTCGACCTGGTGGAGAAGGAGCCTCTTGACAAGGAAAACGATCGCCTCAGAGACATCGTGTCCTCCCTGCACTCGGCCATGGCCTCGGAGCGGTCGAAGCGGGAGAGCGTGGAGAGGGAGTGCGCCATGGTGCTGCAGGAGTTCGAGCAGCTGGAGCATCGCCTGCTGGGCGCTGAAGGCTGCAAGCTGCGGGTCCAGGAGCTCGAGGCGGAGCTGCTGGAGATGCAGCAGCTCCGGAAGTCCAGGGTGTGTCTCATCGGAGACATGGAGGACGGCTTGGAGACGCTGCTCGGCAACGGCCCCGAGACGGACACCCCGGAGGAGGAAGGTGGACAGGAGGAGGGGGGTGAAGCCGAGGGAGGAGCCGGGCAGCAGGGCGGAGGCCCGGTGCGGAAGAGCTGCAGTGACACGGCCCTGAACGCCATCTCGGCCGCGTCCGGCCGGCGCCAGGGCGGGTACCCGCTTCAGGGCAACGGCGCCCGCAAACGGGGGATGTCCATCCTGCGTGAGGTGGACGAGCAGTACCACGCCCTGCTGGAGAAGTACGAGGAGCTGCTGGGGAAGTGCAGGCGCCACGAGGAGACCCTGTGCCACGCCGGGGTGCAGACCTCACGGCCCGTCTCCAGAGACCCCTCCATGAGGGAGTACAGCATGAGCTCAGCGGAGCCTTCCACGTCCGGGGCCGGCGCCGTCGGCCCCCCAACGCCTCCGCAGACCCCCTCCACGCCGGAGGCGCTGGAGGGGATCAGCAGGCAGGTGGAGCAGGTGGACAAGCGGCTGAGTCAGAACACGCCAGAGTACAAAGCGCTGTTCAAAGAGATCTTCTCCCGGCTGCAGAAGACCAAGAGGGACATGAACTCCCCGAAGAGCCGAAAGActcacaaataaaactgaacccCCCCTTCCACCCCGCAGTGAAGAACCTAAATGCACTGAGAAAAGCTCAAGCTAATTTACAAAGCATTACCTCACAGTTCAGCTGCTGAAGTATAGGAAACACTACTTATTCATGTAAAACTGCCAAATGTTATTTTGCTGTGCAGGATGTCTTATACAGGACAGAGATCAGAAGGTAAAGAtggttttgtttagttttttgtaaTCCAGATGTCAGAGTGACTGactatttatttcagtaagaaGCCAAATGAACCTAAAGCAGAAAGCGTGAGGGGCTTTGGACATTTCCAGCATGTACTTGTTTATAACTTCactaaatgcttaaaaaaatgactaaataaaatcacaagctttaaaactgaagtaaatcttaatgttatatatttaattttgttttcctggaTATGATAAATTCAGAGAATCAGCATTTAAATTATATCTGAAGTTTACTTGCACATGCTGCAGGATTAAAATTTTTCATACAGCCTCTTTAATATCCCCTCAAAAGGTaaatttaattgtgtttttgtagccATCAACAAGCTTCAGACAAAAGCTCTGGGCAGATATTTAGCCACTCTTCTTGGGCAAGTTGGTTGTTTTCATCTACATTGTGTACATTCATGGCACGGACTTTGTTCTTAAGCAGTTTTGAACAGGTCAATAGAGGTCAGGGTTTTGGGAGGGGCAGTCTAAGCCAGcattcaattcagtttagttTACAATCCATCAAACCACAGCAATGCTATCTTGACggattttgcaaaaacaatgaGGTTAATAGATTTAGCAGTTAAGATTTCAGTGATTCGATTATTTTAAAACGGGTTTAGAAAAGatgtacagaaaaaataaaactgatgtgccagtttttttttttccatgtttcatattttatagaCATTTCTATTATCACTAAAACCAAGACATTTAATAGAACCCAAGTCTCAGCATCATGCCATGACTGATCAGATCTACTGTAAAACATGAATTAAGACCAGAGTActggaagaaaatctaaaatcatttaaatgcaACTTCTGCAGTTTGAACACAAAcaagagacacacacacacgcgcccaGTCTGAACACTTTAATTTGAACACCAGAGATCCGTAAACTGTAGGCAATACAGACAGCACACAATAAGTTTAACCCACCTCACTGAGAAGAACCGTCAGTCCCACGAGCTAAACGAGGCCAAACTGGCGTTCATTTACATATGGAGTGTATAAAACGAGATAACACTTAGCATGGCCAGCTGTGCGTGCAACCATTAACGTGCTTAAAGGCTGAGGTTTGGATACCGATTGAGACAATGAGTCTGGAGGCACAGTCAGCAGAAATAATCTCCAAGTCGTAAAGTGAACGGTTTAACGCGTCCTGTATTCGATTCAGCATAGAAGACAGCGATCGGGACTCTTAGAgttcagttttagatttttagacCACTAcgaagaaaaatgaagaaatgaatgttctccaacaaaacATGTAATGGAGTAATTAAAcctgaagtaaaaacaaactcttaGCTCTGATTCCATGTGTTAAAACAGGCTCATAAACTCAGAAGGCAAATGGCTCAACTATTTTTCTAGATCTTCATAACTGCTATTAAGGCAACGTAGAtgctaatagaaaaaataattattaaaaacccTGATCAGGTGAGAACGAGCCGCAGCTAAAGCTAAATGGGGCTTGTTGGGTGGTTAGAGGTAACCGTTTCCCATGTTCTCTGAGTAGATTATATCAAGATCCAAACTATTTATTAGCCCAACTAGTTTTAACGAGACCCAAGTACTTATAATCTGCTCAGAGGCTTTAGCTGGGCTCTGTCCAAGAGTTACGTCCAGCAGTGATTGCTAAATGAGCGCTAGCAGGCTTTCTGCACGCTGCTGCCCGAGGCAGACCATGATGATTACACAgaacaatgaaaaatgttagGAAAAGAAAGAATCAATAGTACAGGGGGAGAGGAAATCctacactgttttttttcctctgttttttcttGTATAACAAACTATCTTGAAAATCTGGATTGTGCACAGTTTGCTTTCTCCATTTATGAGGATTTAATACTTTATCAGAAAAGGGTGGGTGTAAACGAATTAATTGTTACAATTGAGGGAATGATGATAAATGACGTGATTAAAAGCTAGAAACAAAAGGTGCGAGAGCAGAAGGGAGGGCTGTGATGATGGACGGAGAGAGCAGAAGCCTAAGACGATAATGCGGAGAGAAATCCTGGAATGACAGCAAGACGAGGAAAGGCTGGAAAAACGCCGAGTGGGGAGGAAAGTGAACGAGACGCGGCGGAGAAAAATCAGTCTTTCCAGTCCTTCTTGATAGCGAGGCTCCACTCCCAGGAGAGATGGTCATACTTGTCGTCGTCTGTGAACTTGGACTTGATGTTGTAAGTGCCGCGGGCCAGCATCCCTTTGGGGGCTTCCTCCAGGGTGGTGAGGAACTCGTATTCCTCGTCCGGTCTCGGGCCGTAGCTTCCCACCATGTAGTCCGACTTATCAACTGCACACGAGACAAGGAGGGAAAGGAGACAGTGGCATGAGCAGAATCTAGAAAAGGAGCATCCTTCTGATCACTTTTCTACTCCAGATAAGATACTGACTGCTCAGAAACCGTCCAAACAACCCCACCTTCCAATATAAGTTGCTCTACACAGATGCATCTGAACAAGTAAGtcataaaagttattttctgtaattgaatCCAAAAAGAGAAACTTTGTTTGGACAAACAAAGTAGTAGTAGTAGATCCATCATTAAAAGTGCAGAAGGGACTGGTTCATAAAACAAATGGTAAAactacatgttttgttttgaaactcaTTGAAACAGGAAGCATGATGCATAAGGGATTCTGATATTTCTCCAGCTACACTAGACCTCTGGTGTCTTTAACTTCGAATTGCAATCAActtagaataataataaaaacatctttaccTTTGACTCCTTTCCTGAATGTTTGCTGATTGTATCTGAGGCCTGAAACGATCTCTTTGTTCACCTGCAAAAAGCAACATGCATTATGCCATCAGCTTCAAGAatcattaaaaggaaaaaaaaaaatcaccataaaTTTCAAAACAACATCCAGCTGTTCTAGGCTGATGGAAACCCACAGAATGACAGCAACCATTACCTTGAAGTTGATCTTTATTCTGTACTCAACTCCCTCCTTCAGTGTAAATGGGTGC
This genomic interval carries:
- the LOC102217281 gene encoding cerebellar degeneration-related protein 2-like translates to MLRAGRMEEFVTEEEEPWYDQRDLEQDLHLAAELGKTLLERNKELEDSLQQMYINNEEQVQEIEYLSKQLEMLREMNEQHAKVYEQLDVTARELEITNEKLVLESKASQQKIDRLTGTMETLQSQVDGLTTRVEELRTLEELRVHREKKERRKTVHSFPCLKELCTAPRYEDGFLLANPGSVDLVEKEPLDKENDRLRDIVSSLHSAMASERSKRESVERECAMVLQEFEQLEHRLLGAEGCKLRVQELEAELLEMQQLRKSRVCLIGDMEDGLETLLGNGPETDTPEEEGGQEEGGEAEGGAGQQGGGPVRKSCSDTALNAISAASGRRQGGYPLQGNGARKRGMSILREVDEQYHALLEKYEELLGKCRRHEETLCHAGVQTSRPVSRDPSMREYSMSSAEPSTSGAGAVGPPTPPQTPSTPEALEGISRQVEQVDKRLSQNTPEYKALFKEIFSRLQKTKRDMNSPKSRKTHK
- the LOC102217692 gene encoding rho GDP-dissociation inhibitor 1-like encodes the protein MAEQDLTPEQLKEIAVANEEKESDINYKPPAQKSLQEIQELDKDDESLRKYKEALLGKAAVVADPTAPNVQVTRMTLMCENAPAPLVLDLQGDLESFKKHPFTLKEGVEYRIKINFKVNKEIVSGLRYNQQTFRKGVKVDKSDYMVGSYGPRPDEEYEFLTTLEEAPKGMLARGTYNIKSKFTDDDKYDHLSWEWSLAIKKDWKD